In Kwoniella pini CBS 10737 chromosome 2, complete sequence, a single genomic region encodes these proteins:
- a CDS encoding 40S ribosomal protein uS5, whose protein sequence is MAEAQAQGQRGGFGRGRGGAGGRGRRGPRRGGKKEEEKEWVPVTKLGRLVKDGKVKSLEEIYLFSLPIKEYQIVDLFLPALKDEVMSIKPVQKQTSAGQRTRFKAFVAVGDFDGHVGLGVKCAKEVATAIRGAIIAAKLSIQPVRRGYWGSHIAEPHTVPCKVSGKAGSVMSRLIPAPRGTGIVAAPASKRMLQMAGIQDCYTQSKGSTATQGNFLKATMAALSKTYQFQSPDLWAINDVGQSPLDAHSGHLAIAAKKAAAY, encoded by the exons ATGGCtgaagctcaagctcaaggaCAACGAGGTGGATTCGGtagaggaagaggtggtgCTGGTGGAAGAGGACGAAGAGGTCCAAGAAGAGgtggaaagaaggaagaggagaaagaatG GGTTCCCGTCACCAAGCTCGGTCGACTTGTTAAAGATGGTAAAGTCAAGTCTTTAGAGGAAATCTACCTTTTCTCTCTCCCAATCAAGGAATACCAAATCGTCGATTTGTTCCTCCCTGCCCTTAAAGACGAAGTTATGTCTATTAAGCCAGTTCAAAAACAAACTTCTGCTGGTCAAAGAACTAGATTCAAGGCTTTCGTTGCTGTTGGAGATTTCGATGGACACGTTGGTCTTGGTGTTAAATGTGCCAAAGAAGTTGCTACTGCTATCAGAGGTGCTATCATCGCTGCTAAGCTTTCTATTCAACCCGTTAGAAGAGGTTACTGGGGTTCTCACATTGCTGAACCTCACACTGTCCCATGTAAAGTATCTGGTAAAGCCGGTTCTGTCATGTCTAGATTAATCCCTGCCC CTCGAGGTACTGGTATTGTCGCTGCCCCTGCTTCCAAGAGAATGTTGCAAATGGCCGGTATCCAAGATTGTTACA CCCAATCTAAAGGATCTACTGCTACCCAGGGAAACTTCTTGAAAGCTACTATGGCTGCTCTTTCCAAGACTTACCAATTCCAATCTCCAGACTTGTGGGCTATCAACGATGTCGGACAATCTCCTTTGGATGCTCACTCCGGTCACCTTGCCATTGCCGCCAAAAAAGCTGCCGCTTACTAG